A part of Neodiprion pinetum isolate iyNeoPine1 chromosome 4, iyNeoPine1.2, whole genome shotgun sequence genomic DNA contains:
- the Spt-I gene encoding serine palmitoyltransferase 1, translating to MSSKFIFLESVDLLSTIPQYHLVLGTFLLLWVAWLTVKRRYNNRQLPELSNDEVERKIANWQPEPLVKPIEKKYHHALKPKLVSTKVGKRITVNGKDCLNLGTHNYLGFVGSSEIEDTAIAAIEKYGVGSCGPRGFYGTVDVHLELEEKLAKFMELEEAIVYSYGFTTIASAIPAYCKRRDLVFVDEKINFSIQKGLDASRSNVKYFKHNDADNLKNLLTQQAEEENKNPKRAAKTRRFLIVEGIYMNTGEICPLPDLVKLCREYKLRIFIDESISFGVLGKHGRGVTEHFGVPRHEIDMIMGSLDWAVASIGGFCVGSSYIIEHQRLSGLGYCFSASLPPFLTSAATKSLQIMERNTEIFDTLKQKCLQFDARLKELTSFCLSGFAESPVKHLYLKEIPNHADEWELLNLISDKCIDNNIAVIVSAYLETETTPPRSSLRICVSVVLEDVEIEHACQVIEKCTEAVLSSVK from the exons ATGTCTTCTAAATTCATATTTCTCGAGTCAGTGGATTTGCTGAGTACTATACCACAATACCATCTTGTATTAGGAACATTTCTGTTACTCTGGGTTGCATGGCTGACTGTCAAAAGACGATATAATAACCGCCAATTGCCGGAATTGTCCAACGATGAGGTGGAAAGAAAGATAGCTAACTGGCAACCAGAGCCATTGGTGAAGCCGATCGAAAAAAAGTATCATCATGCTCTAAAACCGAAATTAGTCTCAACTAAAGTTGGCAAAAGGATTACTGTTAATGGCAAGGATTGCCTCAACTTAGGGACACACAATTACCTAGGCTTTGTTGGTTCGTCAGAGATTGAGGATACCGCTATCGcagcaattgaaaaatatggagTTGGTTCTTGCGGACCCCGAGGCTTTTATGGCACTGTTGACGTCCATTTAGAATTAGAGGAAAAGTTGGCCAAGTTTATGGAATTAGAAGAGGCTATTGTTTACTCTTATGGGTTTACCACAATTGCTTCCGCCATACCAGCGTACTGTAAACGCAGAGATTTGGTGTTTGTTGATGAAAAGATTAATTTCTCTATTCAGAAAGGTCTTGACGCTTCAAGATCCAATGTTAAATACTTCAAGCACAATGACGCagataacttgaaaaatttattaacgcAGCAAGCTGAGGAGGAAAACAAGAATCCTAAAAGAGCTGCCAAGACTCGAAGGTTTCTAATTGTTGAAGGAATTTATATGAATACTGGAGAAATTTGTCCATTGCCAGATTTGGTAAAATTGTGCAGAGAATACAAACTGCGAATATTCATCGATGAGTCTATCTCATTTGGAGTTCTTGGTAAACATGGTAGGGGAGTTACGGAGCACTTTGGAGTCCCCAGACATGAAATAGATATGATCATGG GATCCTTAGATTGGGCTGTAGCATCGATCGGAGGTTTCTGTGTCGgatcatcgtacatcatagAGCACCAGCGGCTGTCTGGCCTTGGATATTGCTTCTCTGCTTCTCTTCCTCCATTTTTAACATCTGCGGCAACAAAGTCACTTCAAATAATGGAACGTAACACTGAAATATTTGATACGCTCAAACAAAAATGTCTGCAGTTTGATGCCCGACTTAAAGAATTAACTAGTTTTTGTTTATCGGGATTTGCTGAATCGCCAGTTAAGCATTTGTATCTCAAAGAGATACCGAATCATGCAGATGAGTGGGAACTACTAAATCTTATCTCAGATAAGTGTATTGACAACAATATCGCTGTTATAGTATCTGCATATCTCGAAACGGAGACAACTCCACCAAGATCAAGCTTGAGAATTTGTGTCTCTGTAGTTTTAGAGGACGTGGAAATTGAACATGCGTGTCAGGTAATAGAAAAGTGCACTGAAGCGGTTTTATCATCTgtaaagtaa
- the LOC124215965 gene encoding uncharacterized protein isoform X2: MRIALRKFRVPGSLPPGSCAPGPLPGATRRPGQALRSFCAPGQELRSFCAPSPLPGETRLQGQALRSFCVQGPLPGETRLPEQALRSFCVQGPLPGATRFQGQVLRSFYAPGPLPDETRLSEDKEDENKVHERKRISARSLSGGVGGGLRWTKRRTRKTWRTRWGRRTRICARYNPKWLSVVVGGGRRWTRRRTRKTRRTRWTRKTRICARYNPRWLAVVVGGGWRWLEVVELDEVEDEDSCSFCAPPSDPLVHILRRDIAVLRMKKKRLIKTQIAPLLLPLCFQPLLCRVFKI, encoded by the exons atgagaatcgcgctccgcaaatttcgagtaccgggttctctacctcctggatcctgcgctccgggtccgcttcctggtgcgACTCGACgcccaggacaagcgctccgtagtttctgtgctccag GACAAGAGCTCCGTAGTTTTTGTGCTCCaagtccgctacctggtgaaactcgacttcagggacaagcgctccgtagtttctgcgtccaaggtccactacctggtgaaactcgacttccagaacaagcgctccgtagtttctgcgtccaaggtccactacctggtgcaactcgaTTTCAGGGACAagtgctccgtagtttctacgctccaggtccgctacctgatGAAACTCGACTCTCGGAGGACAAGGAAGACGAGAACAAGGTGCACGAAAGAAAGAGGATTTCTGCAcg GTCGTTATCGGGGGGTGTTGGAGGTGGTCTGAGGTGGACAaaaaggaggacgaggaagacgtggagaacaaggtgggggaggagaacgaggatttgtgctcg GTACAACCCAaagtggttatcggtggtcgttggaggtggtcggaggtggacgaggaggaggacgaggaagacgaggagaacaaggtggacgaggaagacgaggatttgtgctcg ttataacccgaggtggttagcaGTGGTCGTCgggggtggttggcggtggttggaggtggtcgagctggacgaggtggaggacgaggattcgtgctcg ttctgtgccccacctagtgatccactagtacatatcctccgacgtgacatcgctgtgctacgtatgaagaagaaaagattgaTTAAGACACAAATTGCTCCTCTCTTGTtgccattgtgctttcagccattgttgtgccgtgtgtttaaaatttag
- the LOC124215965 gene encoding uncharacterized protein isoform X3, with amino-acid sequence MFPLFSGRVISRNQRGKGQELRSFCAPSPLPGETRLQGQALRSFCVQGPLPGETRLPEQALRSFCVQGPLPGATRFQGQVLRSFYAPGPLPDETRLSEDKEDENKVHERKRISARSLSGGVGGGLRWTKRRTRKTWRTRWGRRTRICARYNPKWLSVVVGGGRRWTRRRTRKTRRTRWTRKTRICARYNPRWLAVVVGGGWRWLEVVELDEVEDEDSCSFCAPPSDPLVHILRRDIAVLRMKKKRLIKTQIAPLLLPLCFQPLLCRVFKI; translated from the exons ATGTTTCCGTTATTTTCTGGAAGAGTTATCTCTCGCAATCAGCGAGGAAAAG GACAAGAGCTCCGTAGTTTTTGTGCTCCaagtccgctacctggtgaaactcgacttcagggacaagcgctccgtagtttctgcgtccaaggtccactacctggtgaaactcgacttccagaacaagcgctccgtagtttctgcgtccaaggtccactacctggtgcaactcgaTTTCAGGGACAagtgctccgtagtttctacgctccaggtccgctacctgatGAAACTCGACTCTCGGAGGACAAGGAAGACGAGAACAAGGTGCACGAAAGAAAGAGGATTTCTGCAcg GTCGTTATCGGGGGGTGTTGGAGGTGGTCTGAGGTGGACAaaaaggaggacgaggaagacgtggagaacaaggtgggggaggagaacgaggatttgtgctcg GTACAACCCAaagtggttatcggtggtcgttggaggtggtcggaggtggacgaggaggaggacgaggaagacgaggagaacaaggtggacgaggaagacgaggatttgtgctcg ttataacccgaggtggttagcaGTGGTCGTCgggggtggttggcggtggttggaggtggtcgagctggacgaggtggaggacgaggattcgtgctcg ttctgtgccccacctagtgatccactagtacatatcctccgacgtgacatcgctgtgctacgtatgaagaagaaaagattgaTTAAGACACAAATTGCTCCTCTCTTGTtgccattgtgctttcagccattgttgtgccgtgtgtttaaaatttag